The following proteins are encoded in a genomic region of Kineosporia corallincola:
- a CDS encoding NUDIX hydrolase, which produces MTHPQLIERSAGYFEYWLPVSLKAVINWNGLVPLLKNERDEWELPGGKLEMGEELAVALEREVREELSWDVEIGKLLTSWVYVIRPDRHVFVVSYSVTYEGGDEPRCSHEHKELKLFRHDQVSDLNMPDPYKEAISLAFQRDF; this is translated from the coding sequence ATGACCCACCCACAATTGATTGAGCGCTCGGCCGGGTACTTCGAGTACTGGCTGCCCGTATCACTCAAGGCTGTCATCAATTGGAACGGCCTTGTACCGCTACTCAAGAATGAGCGCGACGAATGGGAACTTCCCGGCGGCAAGTTGGAAATGGGAGAAGAGCTAGCCGTTGCTCTTGAGCGTGAAGTGCGAGAGGAACTCTCCTGGGACGTAGAAATCGGGAAACTGCTGACATCCTGGGTGTACGTGATACGCCCCGACAGGCATGTTTTTGTTGTTTCGTACTCTGTAACGTATGAAGGTGGCGATGAGCCGAGATGCAGTCATGAACACAAGGAACTGAAACTTTTCAGGCACGACCAAGTGTCGGACCTGAACATGCCAGATCCTTATAAGGAAGCTATCTCCCTCGCCTTTCAACGAGACTTTTGA
- a CDS encoding NUDIX domain-containing protein, with translation MGTSDPLFVPYLLPVSVKGIAFEDGKVWLRMNERQEWELPGGKMDAGEQPRQTAEREIREELGLASHATNIVGADVYVIPNSVDESNGVLVLSYVCEVSERIGPFELWGEAGAAKFQRFAINEIQDLPMPDFYKQAIRAAVALNQSSGSTNP, from the coding sequence TTGGGTACCTCCGATCCCCTGTTCGTGCCGTATCTGCTGCCGGTCTCGGTCAAAGGCATCGCCTTTGAGGACGGAAAAGTCTGGCTTCGAATGAATGAGCGCCAGGAATGGGAGCTGCCGGGTGGAAAAATGGATGCCGGAGAACAGCCTCGCCAAACCGCAGAGCGTGAGATCCGTGAAGAACTGGGCCTCGCCAGCCATGCCACGAATATAGTTGGCGCAGATGTCTACGTCATCCCGAACTCCGTGGACGAGAGCAACGGGGTGCTCGTGCTTTCCTATGTGTGTGAAGTCAGCGAAAGAATCGGCCCTTTCGAGCTGTGGGGAGAGGCGGGCGCGGCCAAGTTCCAGAGATTCGCCATCAATGAAATACAGGATCTCCCCATGCCTGATTTTTACAAGCAAGCAATTCGAGCAGCCGTCGCTCTCAATCAATCCTCGGGCAGTACGAACCCTTGA
- a CDS encoding TauD/TfdA family dioxygenase, giving the protein MIEHILDHRDGEVSDCPSMSHVITGCHILRGNMRFTTFHGDAMNDDQFWHVLESDGIVFIQEGTQRGLSEFLQSFTTWYHHPHEHSAGLTKISPNSLSNSAGSAGFTHLALGLHTDRSTASEPPSILASVMEHASTQGGDSIFCDGQKILKNLKQKGHTEQDIADLRLVGQFGETPMWGQPGKNHYSLRYRDDEVARPATSSREDTLSDLHLLLGRLMMMRHLEQGEGYVLHNHRILHGRTAFKGARSVIRILANVLDSSQHRDLNQGFVLPED; this is encoded by the coding sequence ATGATTGAGCATATTCTTGATCACCGTGATGGTGAAGTCTCAGACTGTCCATCCATGTCTCATGTGATTACGGGCTGCCATATCTTAAGGGGAAACATGCGGTTCACTACATTCCATGGCGATGCCATGAACGATGATCAGTTTTGGCATGTACTGGAGAGCGATGGCATCGTTTTCATTCAGGAGGGGACACAGCGTGGGCTAAGTGAATTTTTGCAATCCTTCACTACCTGGTACCACCATCCACACGAGCACTCCGCGGGGCTTACAAAAATTTCACCGAATTCGCTCTCCAACTCAGCAGGTTCGGCGGGTTTTACTCACCTCGCCCTCGGCCTACATACTGACCGAAGCACTGCTTCTGAACCGCCTAGCATCTTGGCGTCCGTGATGGAACATGCCTCCACGCAGGGCGGCGACTCGATTTTTTGTGACGGACAGAAGATTCTGAAAAATTTGAAGCAGAAGGGACACACGGAACAAGATATTGCCGACCTCCGACTGGTCGGCCAGTTTGGTGAAACACCTATGTGGGGACAGCCGGGTAAGAATCATTACAGCCTACGGTACAGAGATGATGAGGTTGCTCGGCCCGCGACCTCATCGCGCGAGGACACTCTCTCTGATCTGCATCTGCTTCTGGGGCGACTCATGATGATGCGGCATCTTGAGCAGGGCGAAGGGTATGTTCTCCATAATCACCGCATCCTTCACGGTCGAACAGCCTTCAAGGGGGCGCGATCGGTGATTCGAATCCTGGCCAATGTTTTAGATTCTTCGCAACATAGGGACCTGAATCAAGGGTTCGTACTGCCCGAGGATTGA